Proteins co-encoded in one Ponticoccus alexandrii genomic window:
- a CDS encoding phosphoserine transaminase, producing MTTKHPAHRPANPRFSSGPCAKIPTFSLDKLSDAALGRSHRAAVGKDKLKAAIEGTREILGIPADYRIGIVPASDTGAVEMAMWSLLGARKATMVAWESFGAGWVTDVVKQLKIDAEVKTADYGEIVDFAGIDFGTDVVFTWNGTTSGVRLPNGGAIPADRAGLTICDATSAAFAQDLPWDKLDVTTFSWQKVMGGEAAHGMIVLSPRAVARLESYTPAWPLPKIFRMTKGGKLIEGIFVGETINTPSMLAVEDYLVALDWAREIGGLPKLMQRADTNAKVLWDFCDRNDWIANLATDPATRSNTSVCLKFTDDRIKDGAAFAKAVAKKLADYNVALDVGAYRDAPAGLRIWCGATVESSDVEALTPWLTWAFEACIEEQA from the coding sequence ATGACGACGAAACACCCGGCCCACCGGCCGGCAAACCCGCGTTTTTCCTCGGGCCCCTGTGCCAAAATCCCTACATTCTCGCTCGACAAGCTGTCTGACGCCGCGCTGGGCCGGTCTCACCGTGCCGCCGTCGGCAAGGACAAGCTCAAGGCCGCCATCGAGGGTACGCGCGAGATCCTGGGTATCCCTGCCGACTACCGCATCGGCATCGTGCCCGCGTCCGACACCGGCGCCGTGGAAATGGCGATGTGGTCGCTGCTTGGCGCCCGCAAGGCCACCATGGTCGCCTGGGAAAGCTTCGGCGCGGGCTGGGTCACGGACGTGGTCAAACAGCTCAAGATCGACGCGGAGGTCAAGACCGCCGACTACGGTGAGATCGTCGACTTCGCCGGGATCGACTTCGGCACCGACGTCGTCTTCACCTGGAATGGCACCACCTCGGGCGTGCGCCTGCCGAACGGCGGGGCCATCCCCGCCGACCGCGCCGGCCTGACGATCTGCGACGCCACCAGTGCTGCCTTCGCTCAGGACCTGCCGTGGGACAAGCTCGACGTCACCACCTTCTCCTGGCAGAAGGTCATGGGCGGCGAGGCCGCGCATGGCATGATCGTCCTCAGCCCTCGCGCCGTCGCGCGGCTGGAAAGCTACACCCCCGCATGGCCGCTGCCCAAGATCTTCCGCATGACCAAGGGCGGCAAGCTGATCGAGGGCATCTTCGTCGGCGAGACGATCAACACGCCGTCGATGCTGGCGGTCGAGGACTACCTCGTCGCGCTCGACTGGGCGCGCGAGATCGGCGGTCTGCCGAAGCTGATGCAGCGCGCGGACACCAACGCCAAGGTGCTCTGGGATTTCTGCGACCGCAACGACTGGATCGCCAACCTCGCCACGGACCCGGCGACGCGCTCGAACACCTCGGTCTGCCTGAAGTTCACAGACGACCGCATCAAGGATGGCGCGGCTTTTGCCAAGGCGGTTGCGAAGAAGCTTGCGGACTACAACGTGGCGCTGGACGTGGGTGCCTACCGCGACGCCCCGGCCGGCCTGCGCATCTGGTGCGGCGCCACGGTCGAGTCCTCGGATGTCGAGGCCCTGACGCCCTGGCTGACCTGGGCCTTCGAGGCCTGCATCGAGGAACAGGCGTAA
- the rimO gene encoding 30S ribosomal protein S12 methylthiotransferase RimO, with product MQNPPDLRPDLARARISDTVRDGQPTIGMVSLGCPKALVDSERILTRLRAEGYGISGDYAGADAVIVNTCGFLDSAKAESLGAIGEALAENGRVIVTGCLGAEPEYITGAHPKVLAVTGPHQYEQVLDAVHAAVPPAPDPFIDLLPASGVSLTPRHYSYLKIAEGCNHSCKFCIIPDMRGRLVSRPQRAVMREAEKLVEAGVKELLVISQDTSAYGTDWKDRDEKFPILGLSKALGALGVWVRMHYIYPYPHVREMIPLMAQGAENGLLPYLDIPFQHSHPDTLRRMARPAAAERTLDEIAAWRSACPDITLRSTFIVGYPGETEAEFRHLLDWMDEAQLDRVGCFQYENVAGARSNALPDHVPEEVKAERWARFMEKAQAISEAKLAAKVGQEIDVIVDEVDEDGIATCRTKADAPEIDGNLFIDEGAEALAPGQIVRVEVDEAGEYDLWGRLV from the coding sequence ATGCAGAATCCGCCCGATCTTCGCCCCGACCTGGCCCGCGCCCGCATCTCAGATACCGTCCGCGACGGCCAGCCGACCATCGGCATGGTCTCTCTCGGCTGCCCCAAGGCGCTGGTCGACTCCGAGCGCATCCTGACGCGCCTGCGGGCCGAGGGCTACGGCATCTCGGGCGATTACGCGGGCGCCGATGCGGTGATCGTGAACACCTGCGGCTTCCTCGACAGCGCCAAGGCCGAAAGCCTCGGCGCCATCGGCGAGGCGCTGGCAGAGAACGGGCGGGTGATCGTCACCGGCTGCCTTGGCGCGGAGCCCGAGTATATCACCGGTGCCCATCCCAAGGTCCTCGCCGTCACCGGCCCGCACCAGTACGAGCAGGTTCTGGATGCGGTGCATGCCGCCGTGCCGCCCGCGCCGGACCCGTTCATCGACCTGCTGCCCGCCAGCGGCGTCAGCCTGACACCCCGCCACTACAGCTACCTCAAGATCGCCGAGGGCTGTAACCACAGCTGCAAGTTCTGCATCATCCCCGACATGCGTGGCCGCCTCGTCAGCCGCCCGCAACGCGCCGTCATGCGCGAGGCCGAAAAGCTGGTCGAGGCCGGGGTGAAGGAACTGCTGGTGATCAGCCAGGACACTTCTGCCTATGGCACCGACTGGAAGGACCGGGACGAGAAGTTCCCGATCCTGGGCCTGTCGAAGGCGCTGGGGGCGCTCGGCGTCTGGGTGCGCATGCATTACATCTACCCCTATCCGCACGTCCGCGAGATGATCCCGCTGATGGCGCAGGGCGCCGAAAACGGCCTCCTGCCCTACCTCGACATCCCCTTCCAGCACAGCCACCCGGACACGCTGCGACGCATGGCCCGACCCGCCGCCGCCGAGCGCACGCTGGACGAGATCGCCGCATGGCGCTCCGCCTGCCCGGATATCACCCTGCGCTCGACCTTCATCGTCGGCTATCCCGGAGAGACCGAGGCCGAGTTCCGGCACCTGCTCGACTGGATGGACGAGGCGCAACTGGATCGCGTCGGCTGCTTCCAGTACGAGAACGTCGCCGGCGCCCGCTCGAACGCGCTGCCCGACCACGTGCCCGAAGAGGTCAAGGCCGAACGCTGGGCCCGCTTCATGGAGAAGGCGCAGGCCATTTCCGAGGCCAAGCTGGCGGCCAAGGTCGGACAAGAGATCGACGTGATCGTCGACGAGGTCGACGAGGACGGCATAGCCACCTGCCGCACCAAGGCCGACGCGCCCGAAATCGACGGCAACCTCTTCATCGACGAAGGCGCAGAGGCGCTGGCCCCGGGCCAGATTGTCCGCGTCGAGGTGGACGAGGCCGGGGAATACGACCTCTGGGGACGGCTGGTCTAG
- the serA gene encoding phosphoglycerate dehydrogenase yields the protein MAPKVLISDKLSDAAVQIFRDRGIDVDFMPELGKDKDKLAEIIGQYDGLAIRSATKVTPSLLEHADKLKVVGRAGIGTDNVDKEAASKKGVIVMNTPFGNMITTAEHAIAMMFAVARQIPEASASTHAGKWEKSKFMGVELTGKTLGVIGAGNIGGIVCDRARGLKMKVVAYDPFLSDEKAERMQVEKVDLDTLLKRADFITLHVPLTDQTRNILSKENLAKTKKGVRIINCARGGLVDEEALAELLKSGHVAGAAFDVFAEEPAKENVLFNLPNVVCTPHLGASTTEAQENVALQVAEQMADYLLTGAVQNALNMPSVTAEEAKVMGPWIDLAGHLGNFIGQMTDEPIKAINILYDGYAAEMNLEALNCSLIAGIMTSVNPDVNMVSAPLIAKERGIQIATTNQAQSGIFEGYIKVTVTTEKRERSIAGTVFSDGKPRFIQIKGINIDAEVGRHMIYTTNEDVPGIIGALGQTMGTHGVNIANFTLGRRSAKAEAIALLYIDEAAPADAVEALKATGLFQQVKTLEFDVR from the coding sequence ATGGCTCCCAAGGTACTCATCTCCGACAAACTCTCCGACGCCGCCGTGCAGATCTTCCGCGATCGCGGCATCGACGTCGATTTCATGCCCGAACTGGGCAAGGACAAGGACAAGCTGGCCGAGATCATCGGCCAGTACGACGGCCTCGCCATCCGCTCGGCCACCAAGGTCACACCCTCGCTGCTGGAACATGCGGACAAGCTGAAGGTCGTGGGCCGCGCCGGCATCGGCACCGACAATGTCGACAAGGAAGCGGCCTCGAAGAAAGGCGTGATCGTCATGAACACGCCCTTCGGCAACATGATCACCACCGCCGAACACGCCATCGCGATGATGTTCGCCGTCGCCCGCCAGATCCCCGAGGCCTCTGCCTCGACTCATGCGGGCAAGTGGGAGAAGTCCAAGTTCATGGGCGTCGAGCTGACCGGCAAGACGCTGGGCGTGATCGGCGCGGGCAACATCGGCGGTATCGTCTGCGACCGGGCCCGGGGCCTCAAGATGAAGGTCGTGGCCTACGATCCCTTCCTCTCGGATGAGAAGGCTGAGCGGATGCAGGTCGAGAAGGTCGACCTCGACACGCTGCTCAAGCGCGCCGATTTCATCACCCTGCATGTGCCGCTGACCGATCAGACCCGCAACATTCTGTCGAAGGAGAACCTCGCCAAGACGAAGAAGGGCGTGCGCATCATCAACTGCGCCCGTGGCGGACTGGTGGACGAAGAGGCGCTGGCCGAGCTGCTGAAGTCTGGCCATGTCGCCGGTGCGGCCTTCGACGTCTTCGCCGAGGAACCGGCGAAGGAAAACGTGCTGTTCAACCTGCCCAACGTGGTCTGCACGCCCCACCTCGGCGCCTCGACCACCGAGGCGCAGGAGAACGTCGCCCTTCAGGTGGCCGAGCAAATGGCCGACTACCTGCTGACCGGCGCGGTGCAAAACGCGCTGAACATGCCCTCGGTCACCGCAGAAGAGGCGAAGGTCATGGGGCCGTGGATCGACCTTGCCGGGCATCTCGGCAACTTCATCGGCCAGATGACCGATGAACCGATCAAGGCGATCAACATCCTCTATGACGGCTACGCCGCCGAGATGAACCTCGAGGCGCTGAACTGTTCGCTGATCGCGGGCATCATGACGTCGGTCAACCCGGACGTGAACATGGTTTCGGCGCCGCTGATCGCCAAGGAACGTGGCATCCAGATCGCCACCACCAACCAGGCGCAGTCGGGCATCTTCGAAGGCTACATCAAGGTCACCGTGACCACCGAAAAGCGCGAGCGGTCGATCGCGGGCACCGTCTTCAGCGACGGCAAGCCGCGCTTCATCCAGATCAAGGGCATCAACATCGACGCCGAGGTCGGCCGCCACATGATCTACACCACCAATGAAGACGTGCCGGGCATCATCGGCGCCCTGGGGCAGACCATGGGGACCCATGGCGTGAATATCGCGAACTTCACCCTCGGTCGCCGCAGCGCCAAGGCCGAGGCCATCGCGTTGCTCTACATCGACGAAGCGGCCCCCGCCGACGCTGTCGAGGCGCTTAAGGCCACGGGCCTGTTCCAGCAGGTCAAGACGCTGGAGTTCGACGTCCGCTGA
- a CDS encoding SulP family inorganic anion transporter, translating into MSPARPATRRLTRYLPILGWARHYDRSTAASDLVAAVIVTIMLIPQSLAYALLAGLPAQMGLYASILPLVAYAIFGTSRTLAVGPVAVISLMTAAAVANLGLTDPAAIALAAGTLAFLSGLMLTALGLLRLGFLANFLSHPVIAGFITASGVLIAASQLKHILGVEAEGHTLIGLTGSLLAHIGQTNILTLVIGSLATAFLFWVRKGLKPRLLAAGLPPRLADIGAKAGPVAAVFVTTLLTWALNLSGWGGVKVVGAVPMGLPPLTVPSFDPTLWSQLFLSALLISIIGFVESVSVAQTLAAKRRQRISPDQELIGLGTSNLAASLSGGFPVTGGFSRSVVNFDAGAETPAAGAYTAVGILVATLVLTPLLYFLPKATLAATIIVAVLSLVDFSILGRAWRYSRVDFAAVFATIALTLGFGVEAGVSAGVLISILLHLYKTSRPHVAEVGLVPGTQHFRNILRHRVLTRPDIVTLRVDESLYFANARFLEDYVLDRIARDPAPKHVVLMFAAVNEVDMSALETLEELNRRLAETGITLHLSEIKGPVMDRLKRSHFLDDLSGQVFLAQYDAWAALTAAEAGQAQAG; encoded by the coding sequence ATGTCCCCTGCCCGTCCCGCCACCCGTCGGCTGACCCGATACCTTCCGATTCTCGGCTGGGCGCGCCACTATGACCGCAGCACCGCCGCCTCGGACCTCGTGGCCGCCGTGATCGTCACGATCATGCTGATCCCGCAATCGCTGGCCTATGCGCTGCTGGCCGGGTTGCCCGCGCAGATGGGCCTTTATGCCTCGATCCTGCCGCTGGTGGCCTACGCGATCTTCGGCACCTCGCGCACGCTGGCCGTCGGGCCCGTGGCGGTGATCTCGCTGATGACCGCCGCGGCGGTGGCCAACCTGGGCCTGACGGACCCTGCGGCAATCGCCCTGGCAGCCGGAACGCTGGCCTTTCTCTCGGGCCTGATGCTGACCGCGCTCGGCCTTCTGCGGCTGGGCTTTCTGGCGAATTTCCTGTCCCACCCGGTGATTGCAGGCTTCATCACCGCCTCCGGTGTGCTGATCGCCGCCTCGCAGCTCAAGCACATCCTTGGCGTCGAGGCAGAGGGCCATACGCTGATCGGCCTGACCGGCTCTTTGCTGGCCCATATCGGGCAGACCAATATCCTGACGCTGGTGATCGGCAGCCTTGCCACGGCGTTCCTGTTCTGGGTCCGCAAGGGGCTGAAGCCGCGCCTGCTGGCGGCGGGCCTGCCGCCGCGCCTTGCCGACATCGGCGCCAAGGCCGGTCCGGTGGCCGCCGTCTTCGTGACGACGCTGCTGACATGGGCGCTGAACCTGTCGGGCTGGGGCGGCGTGAAGGTCGTGGGCGCGGTGCCCATGGGTCTGCCGCCGCTGACGGTGCCCTCTTTCGATCCGACGCTCTGGAGCCAACTGTTCCTGTCAGCGCTGCTGATCTCGATCATCGGCTTCGTCGAATCCGTTTCCGTCGCACAGACGCTGGCCGCAAAACGGCGCCAGCGCATCTCACCGGATCAGGAACTGATCGGGCTGGGCACCTCGAACCTGGCCGCATCGCTGTCGGGGGGCTTTCCGGTGACGGGCGGCTTCTCACGCTCTGTGGTGAACTTCGACGCCGGGGCCGAGACACCCGCGGCGGGCGCCTATACCGCCGTCGGCATCCTGGTCGCGACGCTGGTGCTGACGCCGCTGCTGTATTTCCTGCCCAAAGCGACGCTGGCCGCGACGATCATCGTCGCCGTCCTCAGCCTTGTCGATTTCTCGATCCTCGGGCGCGCGTGGCGCTACTCTCGGGTGGACTTCGCGGCGGTCTTCGCCACCATCGCGCTGACGCTGGGCTTCGGGGTCGAGGCGGGGGTCTCGGCCGGGGTGCTGATCTCGATCCTGCTGCATCTCTACAAGACCTCGCGGCCCCATGTCGCCGAGGTCGGGCTGGTGCCCGGCACCCAGCATTTCCGCAATATCCTGCGCCACCGGGTGCTGACCCGCCCGGATATCGTGACGCTGCGCGTGGACGAAAGCCTGTATTTCGCCAACGCCCGCTTTCTCGAGGACTACGTACTGGACCGCATCGCGCGCGACCCGGCGCCGAAACACGTCGTGCTGATGTTCGCGGCGGTGAACGAGGTCGACATGAGCGCGCTGGAAACGCTGGAAGAGCTGAACCGGCGGCTGGCCGAGACTGGCATCACCCTGCACCTGTCAGAGATCAAGGGCCCGGTCATGGACCGCCTCAAACGCTCGCATTTCCTGGATGACCTGTCGGGACAGGTCTTTCTGGCGCAATACGATGCATGGGCCGCGCTGACGGCGGCAGAGGCCGGGCAGGCGCAGGCAGGCTAA
- a CDS encoding GFA family protein, translated as MPKPDLPMEGSCRCGATRIRITAPPLMTAACHCRGCQKMAASAYSLTAMIPTQGFEVIAGEPVVGGAGSADLSHMCCPDCMSWMFTRITGLDMFLNVRPTMLDDPSWFTPFIETMTSAKLPWAETPAQHSFEGFPPMEALEALMAEFSSKA; from the coding sequence ATGCCGAAACCCGACCTGCCGATGGAAGGAAGCTGCCGCTGCGGCGCGACCCGCATCCGCATCACCGCACCACCACTGATGACGGCCGCCTGCCACTGCCGGGGCTGCCAGAAGATGGCTGCGAGCGCCTACTCCCTGACCGCGATGATCCCCACGCAGGGCTTCGAGGTCATCGCCGGAGAGCCGGTGGTCGGCGGCGCCGGCAGCGCCGATCTGAGCCACATGTGCTGCCCGGACTGCATGTCCTGGATGTTCACGCGGATCACCGGGTTGGACATGTTCCTGAACGTCCGGCCCACGATGCTGGACGACCCGTCCTGGTTCACCCCCTTCATAGAGACGATGACGTCGGCAAAGCTGCCTTGGGCGGAAACACCCGCGCAACACAGCTTTGAAGGCTTTCCCCCGATGGAGGCCCTGGAGGCCCTCATGGCGGAATTTTCCTCCAAAGCCTGA
- a CDS encoding ABC transporter permease, translating to MESPTQYAQGDRRFGRINWLGLQTLARREILRFLNVWTQTLAAPLVTGGLFLVIFSIAIGPQRGEVMGVPFTTFIAPGILMMTVIQNAFANTSSSLVISKVQGNIVDTLMPPLSAGELVLGYLAGGIARGAIVALCLALALWLALGIVPAHPLAALAFVLLGAAFLSALGLLAGIYANKFDQMAAITNFIVTPLAFLSGTFYSVESLPPGLYHVTHLNPVFYLIDGARWGMIGVSDSHPALGFAVAFSATLAVCLLAWAMFRRGYRLKA from the coding sequence ATGGAAAGCCCCACCCAATACGCCCAGGGCGACCGCCGCTTTGGCCGGATCAACTGGCTTGGCCTTCAAACCCTGGCCCGCCGCGAAATCCTGCGATTCCTGAATGTCTGGACCCAGACGCTGGCCGCGCCGCTGGTGACGGGCGGGCTGTTCCTGGTCATCTTCTCGATCGCCATCGGCCCGCAGCGCGGCGAGGTCATGGGCGTGCCCTTCACCACCTTCATCGCGCCGGGCATCCTGATGATGACGGTGATCCAGAACGCCTTCGCCAATACCTCGAGCTCGCTGGTGATCTCGAAGGTGCAGGGCAATATCGTCGACACGCTGATGCCGCCGCTTTCCGCCGGAGAGCTTGTGCTGGGCTATCTGGCGGGCGGCATCGCGCGCGGGGCCATCGTGGCGCTTTGCCTTGCGCTGGCCTTGTGGCTGGCGCTGGGGATCGTGCCGGCGCATCCCCTTGCAGCGCTGGCCTTCGTGCTCTTGGGCGCGGCCTTCCTGTCGGCGCTGGGTCTGCTGGCGGGGATCTATGCCAACAAGTTCGACCAGATGGCGGCAATCACCAACTTCATCGTCACGCCGCTGGCCTTCCTGTCGGGCACCTTCTACTCGGTCGAATCGCTGCCGCCGGGCCTCTACCACGTGACTCATCTGAACCCGGTCTTCTACCTGATCGACGGCGCGCGCTGGGGCATGATCGGCGTCTCGGACAGCCACCCGGCGCTGGGATTTGCCGTGGCCTTTTCCGCAACGCTGGCGGTCTGCCTGCTGGCCTGGGCGATGTTCCGCAGGGGTTACAGGCTGAAGGCCTGA
- a CDS encoding metallophosphoesterase yields the protein MPLYALGDIHGQLGQLEQALDRIARDGGGDAPVVFLGDFVDRGADSRAVIETFLAGLAGGRDWSFVKGNHDRMFERFLTEGILSDDQIKSGKLYLHPNLGGAATLQSYFDLAGAFGIDEETAARFGVEGVPGDILPDLIAAAREAVPESHKAFLRDLPLWLDRGPQIFVHAGIRPGLPMGYQQEDDLLWIRHEFHRDTRDHGALIVHGHTPVDWPELHLNRLNLDTGAGYGRELVPVVLDGDGIFALTARGRARL from the coding sequence ATGCCGCTTTACGCCCTCGGCGACATTCACGGACAGCTTGGCCAGCTGGAACAGGCGCTCGACCGGATCGCCCGGGACGGGGGCGGGGATGCGCCGGTGGTCTTCCTCGGGGATTTCGTCGACCGGGGCGCTGACAGCCGCGCGGTGATCGAGACCTTCCTTGCCGGTCTGGCCGGGGGCCGCGACTGGTCCTTCGTCAAGGGCAACCACGACCGCATGTTCGAACGCTTCCTGACCGAGGGCATCCTGTCCGACGACCAGATCAAGTCGGGCAAGCTCTACCTGCATCCGAACCTCGGCGGGGCGGCGACGCTGCAATCCTATTTCGATCTCGCGGGGGCCTTCGGCATCGACGAAGAGACCGCCGCCCGCTTCGGCGTCGAGGGCGTGCCGGGCGACATCCTGCCCGATCTCATCGCCGCGGCGCGCGAGGCGGTGCCCGAAAGTCACAAGGCCTTTCTTCGCGACCTGCCGCTCTGGCTGGATCGGGGGCCGCAGATCTTCGTGCATGCGGGCATCCGTCCGGGCCTGCCGATGGGTTACCAGCAAGAGGACGACCTCTTGTGGATCCGGCATGAGTTCCACCGCGACACCCGCGATCACGGCGCCCTGATCGTGCACGGGCATACGCCGGTGGACTGGCCCGAATTGCACCTCAACCGGCTGAACCTCGATACCGGCGCGGGCTACGGGCGCGAGCTGGTGCCGGTGGTTTTAGACGGCGACGGTATCTTTGCCCTGACCGCCCGGGGGCGTGCGCGGCTTTAG
- a CDS encoding GcrA family cell cycle regulator — protein sequence MSWTDERVELLKKMWTEGQSASQIAKELGGVTRNAVIGKVHRLGLSNRAGGAPVAEAKPAPKPEPAAKPAPAAKAARPAPAPQPEPEPAPAPEPVAAAPAPTPARKQIIPAGQPLPPQPSTNEISPEALAKVSEIEKKAKRLTLMELTERTCKWPVGDPATEDFWFCGLPVQQGKPYCEAHVGVAFQPMSSRRDRRR from the coding sequence ATGTCCTGGACCGATGAACGCGTAGAACTGCTCAAGAAGATGTGGACGGAAGGGCAGTCCGCAAGCCAGATCGCCAAGGAACTGGGTGGCGTGACGCGCAACGCGGTGATCGGCAAAGTCCACCGCCTGGGCCTGTCGAACCGCGCCGGCGGCGCCCCGGTGGCCGAGGCAAAGCCTGCGCCCAAGCCGGAACCGGCCGCCAAGCCGGCCCCGGCGGCCAAGGCGGCACGCCCGGCACCCGCGCCGCAGCCGGAACCGGAACCCGCGCCCGCGCCGGAACCCGTGGCGGCCGCGCCCGCGCCGACCCCGGCGCGCAAGCAGATCATCCCGGCGGGCCAGCCCCTGCCGCCGCAGCCCTCGACCAACGAGATCAGCCCCGAGGCGCTGGCCAAGGTCAGCGAGATCGAGAAGAAGGCCAAGCGCCTGACCCTGATGGAGCTGACCGAGCGTACCTGCAAATGGCCCGTGGGCGATCCGGCGACCGAGGACTTCTGGTTCTGCGGCCTGCCGGTGCAGCAGGGCAAACCCTACTGCGAGGCGCATGTGGGCGTGGCCTTCCAGCCGATGTCCTCGCGCCGCGACCGCCGCCGCTGA